A single window of Cervus canadensis isolate Bull #8, Minnesota chromosome 17, ASM1932006v1, whole genome shotgun sequence DNA harbors:
- the BTBD6 gene encoding BTB/POZ domain-containing protein 6 has protein sequence MLLPLACLHGRVAQCLTALLVLAEPPPRPRRGARAHGAPPPRAEAALPAKMAAELYAPASAAAAAAATATDIANSNAAAAAAGRKGRPSAPLPAPPPPAPAPPPPDNNNPESPNWQSFHPTLRERNALMFNNELMADVHFVVGPPGAARRVPAHKYVLAVGSSVFYAMFYGDLAEVKSEIHIPDVEPAAFLILLKYMYSDEIDLEADTVLATLYAAKKYIVPALAKACVNFLETSLEAKNACVLLSQSRLFEEPELTQRCWEVIDAQAEMALRSEGFCEIDWQTLEIIVTREALNTKEAVVFEAVLSWAEAECKRQGLPVTPRNKRHVLGPALYLVRIPTMTLEEFANGAAQSDILTLEETHNIFLWYTAANKPLLEFPLTKRKGLAPQRCHRFQSSAYRSNQWRYRGRCDSIQFAVDRRVFVAGLGLYGSSSGKAEYSVKIELKRLGVVLAQNLTKFVSDGSSNTFSVWFEHPVQVEQDTFYTASAVLDGSELSYFGQEGMTEVQCGKVTFQFQCSSDSTNGTGVQGGQIPELIFYA, from the exons ATGCTGCTGCCCCTGGCCTGTCTGCACGGCCGAGTGGCGCAGTGCCTCACCGCGCTCCTGGTGCTCGCAGAGCCGCCCCCGAGGCCCCGCCGCGGCGCGAGGGCGCACGGCGCGCCGCCCCCGCGCGCGGAGGCCGCCCTGCCCGCGAAGATGGCCGCGGAGCTCTACGCGCCCGCCAGCGCCGCGGCCGCGGCCGCCGCCACCGCCACGGACATCGCCAACAGcaacgccgccgccgccgccgcgggcaGGAAGGGTCGGCCCAGCGCCCCGctgcccgcgccgccgccgcccgcgcccgcgccgccgccgcccgacAACAACAACCCGGAGAGCCCCAACTGGCAGTCCTTCCACCCGACCCTGCGCGAGAG GAACGCGCTGATGTTCAACAACGAGCTCATGGCCGACGTGCACTTCGTCGTGGGGCCCCCGGGCGCGGCCCGGAGGGTGCCTGCCCACAAG TATGTCTTGGCCGTGGGCAGCTCTGTCTTCTATGCCATGTTTTACGGGGATCTGGCGGAAGTCAAGTCAGAAATTCACATTCCCGATGTGGAACCTGCAGCTTTTCTGATCTTGTTGAA GTACATGTACAGTGACGAGATTGACCTGGAAGCCGACACGGTGCTGGCTACCCTCTACGCTGCCAAGAAGTACATTGTCCCTGCCTTAGCAAAAGCCTGTGTCAACTTTCTGGAGACAAGTCTGGAAGCCAAAAATGCCTGTGTCCTGCTGTCGCAGAGCCGACTGTTTGAGGAGCCTGAGCTGACCCAGCGCTGCTGGGAGGTCATCGACGCGCAGGCTGAGATGGCCCTGAGGTCCGAAGGCTTCTGTGAGATTGACTGGCAGACGCTGGAGATCATCGTCACGCGGGAGGCCCTCAACACCAAGGAGGCTGTGGTTTTTGAGGCGGTCCTGAGCTGGGCGGAGGCCGAGTGCAAGAGGCAGGGCCTGCCCGTCACCCCTCGCAACAAGAGGCACGTGCTGGGGCCAGCCCTCTACCTGGTCCGGATTCCAACCATGACCCTGGAGGAGTTTGCCAACGGCGCCGCGCAGTCAGACATCCTGACGCTGGAGGAGACCCACAACATCTTCCTGTGGTACACAGCAGCCAACAAGCCCCTCCTCGAGTTCCCCCTGACCAAGAGGAAGGGCCTGGCGCCCCAGAGGTGCCACCGCTTCCAGTCCTCCGCCTACCGCAGCAACCAGTGGCGCTACCGCGGGCGCTGCGACAGCATCCAGTTCGCCGTGGACAGGAGGGTCTTCGTCGCCGGGCTGGGCCTGTACGGCTCGAGCTCTGGGAAAGCAGAGTACAGTGTGAAGATCGAACTCAAGCGGCTGGGCGTGGTCCTGGCGCAGAACTTGACCAAATTTGTCTCTGACGGCTCCAGCAACACCTTCTCGGTCTGGTTTGAACACCCCGTGCAGGTGGAGCAGGACACCTTCTACACGGCCAGTGCCGTCCTGGACGGCAGCGAGCTCAGCTACTTTGGGCAGGAGGGCATGACGGAGGTGCAGTGCGGCAAGGTGACCTTCCAGTTCCAGTGCTCCTCTGACAGCACCAACGGGACCGGGGTCCAGGGCGGGCAGATCCCCGAGCTCATCTTCTACGCCTGA